One stretch of Podospora bellae-mahoneyi strain CBS 112042 chromosome 2, whole genome shotgun sequence DNA includes these proteins:
- a CDS encoding hypothetical protein (EggNog:ENOG503PP8Z) — MTEPENFDDELFADLYNDDDAVPAPKPAAAAQPVQYAAVQPTIETRQEDSYDPNQYNDYSGGGENGNMNQDDEEEEDDDDDIDFNLGNGPSTTLAPHDQQDYNDSHNKNNNNNSSNSSSNNNNSHHEERQSYSAPSAPPAHTKGPNAKEDG, encoded by the exons ATGACAGAACCCGAGAATTTCGACGATGAGCTGTTTGCCGATCT CTATAACGACGATGATGCGGTACCAGCGCCCAAGCCGGCTGCCGCAGCCCAGCCTGTTCAGTACGCAGCCGTGCAACCGACCATCGAGACCCGGCAGGAGGACAGCTACGACCCCAATCAGTACAACGACTacagtggtggaggtgaaaaTGGCAACATGAACcaggacgatgaagaagaagaggacgatgacgatgacatCGATTTCAACCTCGGAAACGGCCCTTCGACCACGCTGGCCCCCCATGACCAGCAAGACTACAATGACAGCCATAataaaaacaacaacaacaacagcagcaacagcagcagcaacaacaacaactctcaCCATGAGGAGAGGCAGTCGTACAGTGCGCCCTCAGCGCCTCCTGCTCATACCAAAGGCCCCAATGCCAAAGAAGACGGGTAA
- a CDS encoding hypothetical protein (COG:A; EggNog:ENOG503NXXZ), protein MEHHNTTRPPPSSPEDYISLSPSDASGDDDVLCRDYIPLSSSDSSPPIFSTSSPLSCSAISLGTAEELGDHSTSNEDGDSCDEPSPRIIYAKKDNRKMFIGGLNWETTDQSLRDYFSTFGEVVECTVMRDGATGRSRGFGFLTFKDPKTVNIVMVKEHYLDGKIIDPKRAIPRDEQEKTSKIFVGGVSQETTDHEFREYFAQFGRVVDATLMMDKDTGRPRGFGFVTFESEAGVEACLSANLEIHGKPIEVKKAQPRGNLREEEENNRRGGGAGGKFGKRGGQGGNGMDDGGQMGGMGGMGGGQGAGGMTPQVMAQYFQRMQQAMSMMQQQMMMNRNMNPAMMQMMQMQQMQQMQAMMQQAQGGRGGGGQNPMAAMGQMNPAMMQQMQAMMAQQAAQGGGPGGPGGPMPPAGGPGSVGGPGSPMGMHDQVGSPIGSSGQGGGGKAGFNAYEQQQFEQQKYEQQQQQGRRGGSRGAPDMQAAYNQGGYGGSGGGGSMSSQGGQGAPTSWEGMYDDVPQPIMSTGGGGGYGGGGRNFKNRGHNNQHQMSMSPGPSDPMNAPPANAPTGPKNAGRPGANMYRGGGRGGARGYHPYARG, encoded by the exons ATGGAGCATCACAACACGACTCGACCTccgccctcttctcccgAAGACTACATTTCTTTATCACCAAGCGATGCTTCTGGGGATGACGATGTACTCTGCCGAGACTACATTCCTCTTTCCTCCAGCGACTCCTCCCCGCCCATCTTTTCAACCTCATCGCCACTTTCATGCTCGGCCATCTCGCTAGGCACAGCAGAGGAACTAGGAGATCACAGCACCAGTAACGAGGATGGCGACTCGTGTGATGAACCCTCCCCGAGGATCATATACGCGAAGAAAGACAATAG AAAAATGTTCATCGGCGGTCTCAACTGGGAAACCACCGACCAGTCCCTCCGCGACTACTTTTCCAcctttggggaggtggtcgagTGCACCGTCATGAGAGATGGCGCGACGGGCCGGTCGCGCGGGTTTGGGTTTCTGACCTTCAAGGATCCCAAGACGGTGAATATCGTCATGGTGAAGGAGCATTATCTTGATGGGAAGATT ATCGATCCCAAGCGCGCCATCCCCCGTGATGAGCAGGAAAAGACAAGCAAGATTTTCGTTGGAGGCGTTAGTCAGGAAACCACGGATCATGAGTTCAGGGAGTATTTTGCCCAGTTTGGCCGGGTGGTGGACGCCACGTTGATGATGGACAAGGACACCGGTCGTCCGCGCGGGTTCGGCTTTGTCACGTTCGAGTCTGAGGCCGGGGTGGAGGCTTGTCTCTCTGCCAACCTTGAGATCCACGGCAAACCCatcgaggtcaagaaggctCAACCGAGGGGCAACCtcagggaggaagaggagaataACCGCCGTGGTGGGGGTGCGGGAGGCAAGTTTGGGAAGCGTGGTGGACAGGGTGGGAATGGAATGGACGATGGGGGTCAGATGGGCGGGATGGgcgggatgggtggtggtcaggGGGCCGGGGGGATGACGCCGCAGGTGATGGCGCAGTATTTCCAGAGGATGCAGCAGGCGATGAGcatgatgcagcagcagatgatgatgaaccGGAACATGAACCCGGCCATGATGCAGATGATGCAGATGCAGCAGATGCAACAGATGCAGGCCATGATGCAGCAGGCTcagggtgggagagggggcggaggacaGAACCccatggcggcgatggggcAGATGAACCCGGCCATGATGCAGCAGATGCAGGCCATGATGGCTCAGCAGGCGGCGCAGGGAGGTGGTCCTGGCGGTCCTGGGGGGCCGATGCCTCCTGCTGGTGGCCCTGGAAGTGTCGGTGGTCCTGGTAGTCCCATGGGCATGCACGACCAGGTTGGCAGTCCCATTGGTAGCTCTGGTCagggaggcggcggcaagGCTGGTTTCAACGCCtacgagcagcagcagtttgAGCAGCAAAAGtacgagcagcagcagcagcagggccgGAGGGGTGGTAGCAGAGGCGCTCCCGACATGCAGGCTGCCTACAACCAGGGGGGGTatggcggcagcggcggcggcggtagcATGAGCTCGCAGGGCGGACAGGGCGCTCCGACCAGCTGGGAGGGCATGTATGATGATGTCCCTCAGCCGATCATGTCTaccggcggtggtggcggctacggtggtggaggccgGAATTTCAAGAACCGCGgacacaacaaccagcaccaaATGTCCATGTCGCCTGGCCCGTCTGACCCTATGAACGCCCCTCCTGCTAATGCCCCGACGGGACCCAAGAACGCTGGTAGACCTGGCGCCAACATGtaccgtggtggtggaaggggaggtgccCGTGGGTACCATCCTTATGCCAGAGGCTAG
- a CDS encoding hypothetical protein (EggNog:ENOG503NV6P; COG:I) — protein sequence MSTSSEPKPGLTPEQLSFFHTNGYLIIPSALPPTTVTNLLNETHSLLSSLDITTHPLTKFSTGGKDGTDHVGDDYFLSSGDKIRFFFEQDAFGPDGQLTKPKHLAVNKIGHFLHGLSPPFAELLKGVSGQRALPKDVAKDLGFEDPRCLQSMVICKQPEIGGAVPPHQDSTFLYTDPPSAVGFWYALEDATRENGCLSFLPGSHLWSRIRQRLVRGGRTGTEMVENEGRQFPRDTREMKYGEDKKVEEEEYVMGEVKAGDLVLIHGNLLHKSERNLSKKGRIIYTFHVIEQREGYKYDERNWLQPPEGGFTRLYQ from the coding sequence ATGTCCACCTCCTCGGAACCCAAACCCGGCCTCACCCCGGAACagctctccttcttccacacTAACGGctacctcatcatcccctcggccctcccccccaccaccgtcaccaacctcctcaacgaaacccactccctcctctcctccctcgacatcaccacgCACCCCCTGACAAAATTCTCCACCGGCGGGAAAGACGGCACCGACCACGTAGGCGACGACTACTTCCTCTCCTCGGGCGACAAAatccgcttcttcttcgagcAAGACGCCTTTGGCCCCGACGGTCAACTCACAAAACCCAAACATTTAGCCGTCAACAAGATCGGTCACTTTCTCCATGGCCTCTCCCCCCCGTTTGCGGAACTGTTGAAGGGGGTGTCAGGGCAGAGGGCGTTGCCAAAAGATGTAGCAAAGGATCTCGGGTTCGAGGACCCAAGGTGTCTGCAGAGCATGGTTATCTGCAAGCAGCCCGAGATAGGGGGAGCGGTGCCGCCTCATCAGGATAGCACGTTTCTGTACACCGACCCTCCGTCTGCGGTTGGGTTTTGGTATGCGCTTGAGGATGCGACGAGGGAGAATGGGTGTTTGAGTTTTTTGCCTGGGAGCCATCTTTGGAGTCGGATCAGGCAGAGGTTGGTcagaggggggaggacggggacggagatggtggagaatGAGGGAAGACAGTTTCCGAGGGATACGAGAGAGATGAAGTATGGGGAGGATAAAAAGGTAGAGGAAGAAGAGTACGtcatgggggaggtgaaggcggGTGATTTGGTGCTGATTCATGGGAATTTGCTTCACAAGAGTGAGAGGAATTTGAGCAAAAAGGGGAGGATTATTTACACTTTTCATGTTATTgagcagagggaggggtaCAAGTATGATGAGAGGAATTGGCTGCAGCCGCCGGAGGGGGGATTCACGAGGTTGTATCAGTGA
- a CDS encoding hypothetical protein (EggNog:ENOG503P23J) gives MSSGNGWLSRQRKSDLVDLADAIGLTNYEKLLKSDLEQAIDEFVSASPARFQTNPKLKGYFSSRARSENSPVKREFPPVTLDATVTKTVTKRRQTLPVKEEVVVDPAESASPSPATSPEAPEDESESLSTALVRTPGRALSLASRLPQLPATPADVAASVERSTALVKTRLNTLYSESKIPEATHQTREWLSTVHSVLSTIALFELYKLRQELLPDRYAFTIPAINLLGTHDHPVKLPDMFALVTASFWGPALTWFLTSFLLPSLFGYFFNISAAHSSSGPAVAIRGRPRKDVGQEYAVDPLTFSIVKALATYVVYAQGVTFGGLIDPVNVGRINGAVYSGWKGVLVGTAVGGLVSFYDAVLRK, from the exons ATGTCTAGCGGAAACGGATGGCTGTCGCGCCAGCGCAAGTCGGATCTCGTTGATCTGGCGGATGCGATCGGGCTCACAAA CTATGAGAAGCTTCTCAAGTCGGATCTCGAGCAGGCCATCGACGAGTTCGTCAGCGCCAGCCCGGCGCGGTTTCAGACCAACCCCAAGTTGAAGGGGTACTTCAGCAGTCGCGCGCGTTCAGAGAACTCGCCGGTGAAGCGGGAGTTTCCTCCTGTGACTTTGGATGCGACTGTGACCAAGACAGTTACCAAGAGGCGGCAGACCTTGccggtcaaggaggaggttgtggtcgA TCCCGCCGAGTCTGCTTCCCCATCGCCGGCTACTTCTCCGGAGGCTCCTGAAGATGAATCTGaatccctctccaccgccctcgttCGCACCCCGGGCCGCGCCCTCAGCCTCGCCTCTCGCCTTCCCCAACTTCCTGCCACCCCAGCAGACGTTGCCGCATCGGTGGAGCGTTCCACGGCTCTCGTTAAGACCAGGCTTAACACGCTTTACTCCGAGTCCAAGATCCCCGAGGCGACGCATCAAACGAGAGAATGGCTTTCGACGGTTCACTCTGTTCTGTCGACGATCGCCCTGTTTGAGCTCTACAAGCTCCGCCAAGAACTCCTACCAGACCGCTATGCGTTTACTATTCCGGCAATCAACCTTTTGGGCACGCATGATCATCCCGTCAAGCTCCCGGATATGTTTGCTTTGGTGACGGCGTCATTCTGGGGCCCGGCGCTTACGTGGTTCTTGACGtcgttcctcctccccagtctGTTTGGCTATTTCTTCAATATCTCGGCCGCGCACTCGTCTTCTGGACCGGCTGTGGCCATACGGGGCAGGCCAAGAAAGGACGTCGGACAGGAGTACGCAGTTGATCCGTTGACATTCAGCATCGTCAAGGCCTTGGCGACGTATGTGGTCTATGCGCAGGGAGTCACCTTTGGCGGCCTGATTGACCCAGTGAACGTTGGGAGAATCAACGGGGCTGTTTACTCGGGGTGGAAGGGTGTGCTTGTCGGCACAGCAGTCGGTGGGCTGGTGAGCTTCTATGATGCCGTCTTGAGGAAGTGA